The following DNA comes from Streptomyces globosus.
CGCACAGCTTCCGGGAAAAACTCGCCGAACACCGCGCGCGCCTGCTCGGGTGCCGGGGGAAGCTCCGCTGCCTCCGTCACGGGGGACCGTCCTTCCGTATCGCGTACCGCGTGGATCGAGGGGGATCGAGGGGGTGCACCGCTCGGGCGGGTCCGGCCCGCCCGGCCATGCCAGGCTGACAAACATCGGCCCCGTCTGCGACACAGACGGGGCCGAGGACTCGGGCTCGGGGTCAGGCCGGGAGCACGACGACGAAGCGCTGCGGCTCCTCGCCTTCCGACTCGCTCCGCAGACCGGCGGCCGCCACGGCGTCGTGGACGACCTTGCGCTCGAACGGCGTCATGGGGGCGAGCTTGAGGGGCTCGCCGGAGGCCTTGACGTCGGCCGCGGCCTTGGCGCCGATGGCCGCCAGCTCCTGGCGCTTCTTCGCCCGGAAGCCGGCGATGTCCAGCATGAGGCGGCTGCGGTCGCCGGTCTCGCGGTGGACGGCGAGGCGGGTGAGCTCCTGCAGGGCCTCCAGGACCTCACCGTCACGGCCGACGAGCTTCTGCAGGTCGCGGCTGCCCGAGTCGCTGACGATCGACACGGAGGCGCGGTCGGCCTCGACGTCCATGTCGATGTCGCCGTCGAGGTCGGCGATGTCCAGCAGACCCTCGAGGTAGTCGGCCGCGATCTCACCCTCCTGCTCGAGGCGGGTGAGGGTGTCGCCACTCTGGGCGGCGGCGGTGGTGGTGCCTTCCGTCACGGGAGGGACTCCTTCTTACTTCTTGGAAGAGGGCTTGGAGGGCGTCTGGCGCTGCGACTTCGACTGGCGCTTGGGCTGCTGCCGCTTGGGGGCGCCGCCGCTCGCCGCGTCGGCGTCCGCCGTGGCCACGGCGCTCTTGACCACGGAACCGTCGGCCTGGGCCGCCAGGCCCTGCTTCGTCAGCGCCGCGATGAACCTGCGCTCGTTCTCGTTGCGGTCCGCGCCCTTGGCCACGATTCCCGCGACGATCTTCTTCCGGCCCCGCCCCTTGACGCCCTCGTGCGAGGAGACGTGCTTGAGGAGGCGTGCCAGGTACTGGTCCTGGGCCTTGCTGCCCGGGGTGGGGTTCTGGTTGATCACGTACATCTGCTGGCCCATGGTCCAGACGTTGGTGGTCAGCCAGTAGACGAGGACACCGACGGGGAAGTTGACACCCATGACCGCGAAGATCACCGGGAAGATGTACATGAGCATCTTCTGCTGCTGCATGAACGGCGTCTTGACCGTGAGGTCGACGTTCTTCTGCATCAGCTGGCGCTGCGTGTAGAACTGCGACAGCGACATCAGGATGATCATGACTGCGGTCACGATGCGGACGTCGGTCAGGGAGGCGCCGAGCGCGGCGACCTTCTCCTCGCTGTCCATGAACTTCGCCGCGATCGGGGCGCCGAAGATGCGGGCGGACCGGGCGCTGTCGACGAGCTGCTCGTCCAGGACGCCGATGGTCTTGCCGTCGGCGATGGTCGCGAGCACGTGGTACAGGGCGAAGAAGAACGGGGACTGCGCCAGGATGGGCAGGCACGAGGAGAGCGGGTTGGTACCCGTCTCCTTGTACAGCTTCATCATCTCTTCGGACTGGCGCTGCTTGTCGTTCTTGTAGCGCTCCTGGATCGCCTTCATCTTCGGCTGGAGCGCCTGCATGCCGCGCGTCGCCTTGATCTGCTTCACGAAGAGCGGGATCAGGCAGATGCGGATCAGGACCACGAGGGACACGATGGACAGGCCCCAGGCCCACCCACTGTCCGCACCGAAGATCGCACCGTACAGCGAGTGGAACTGCACGATGATCCACGAGACGGGCGTGGTGATAAAGCTGAACAGACTGGCAATCGTGTCCACTAATCAGGCTCCTTGAGCATTGCGAGATCTACGCAACGCACTGCGCAGCTGCTCGTGCCAACGCGGGCGTTTACGAGGTGGGACATGGTCCACGCCGCCTGCGGTCCACGGATTGCACCGCAGGATCCGCCAGACGGTCAGGACCGTCCCCTTCACCGCACCATGCCGGTCGATGGCCGTGAACCCGTAGCGCGAGCACGAGGGGTAATAGCGGCACACCGGGCCGAGCAGCGGACTGATCGTCCACTGGTACAGCTTGATCAGAGCGAGCAGCGGGTACTTCATCGAGCTGCGCCTCCCAGGAGCCGCAGCAGGGCGGCATCCAGGTCCCGGGCCAGATCCTCGGGGCCGGCATCGCCCGATCCGGGCAGTGCCCGCACCACCACCAGGCTACCGGCGGGCAGCCGGGTCAGCCGTTCGCGCACGAGATGGCGCAGTCGGCGCTTGACCCGGTTGCGGACCACGGCAC
Coding sequences within:
- the yidC gene encoding membrane protein insertase YidC: MDTIASLFSFITTPVSWIIVQFHSLYGAIFGADSGWAWGLSIVSLVVLIRICLIPLFVKQIKATRGMQALQPKMKAIQERYKNDKQRQSEEMMKLYKETGTNPLSSCLPILAQSPFFFALYHVLATIADGKTIGVLDEQLVDSARSARIFGAPIAAKFMDSEEKVAALGASLTDVRIVTAVMIILMSLSQFYTQRQLMQKNVDLTVKTPFMQQQKMLMYIFPVIFAVMGVNFPVGVLVYWLTTNVWTMGQQMYVINQNPTPGSKAQDQYLARLLKHVSSHEGVKGRGRKKIVAGIVAKGADRNENERRFIAALTKQGLAAQADGSVVKSAVATADADAASGGAPKRQQPKRQSKSQRQTPSKPSSKK
- the rnpA gene encoding ribonuclease P protein component, producing the protein MLSPDNRLRRREDFASAVRRGRRAGRPLLVVHLRTSGATDPHEPGENDSPTRAGFVVSKAVGGAVVRNRVKRRLRHLVRERLTRLPAGSLVVVRALPGSGDAGPEDLARDLDAALLRLLGGAAR
- the yidD gene encoding membrane protein insertion efficiency factor YidD, which produces MKYPLLALIKLYQWTISPLLGPVCRYYPSCSRYGFTAIDRHGAVKGTVLTVWRILRCNPWTAGGVDHVPPRKRPRWHEQLRSALRRSRNAQGA
- a CDS encoding protein jag, with product MTEGTTTAAAQSGDTLTRLEQEGEIAADYLEGLLDIADLDGDIDMDVEADRASVSIVSDSGSRDLQKLVGRDGEVLEALQELTRLAVHRETGDRSRLMLDIAGFRAKKRQELAAIGAKAAADVKASGEPLKLAPMTPFERKVVHDAVAAAGLRSESEGEEPQRFVVVLPA